The Pseudofrankia sp. DC12 region CCGCAGGTCGTCGCCGCTGATCACGTAGTGGCCTCCCGCCAGGGCCGCGCAACGTATCGGCACCAAACATACCGGCCACGGCACCGTCTGATCGCGGCATAAGGGTCTTCTGGGCCGGAACGTCGTCGTGGATCGTTGCCGCAACGCTGTGGCGGCAACAGCCAACGGCGACATGGACCGCACGGAGCCCGATCCTGAGTACTGAAACCGGTCGACGGCGGAAGGCGCAGCCCACGAGTGGGCTTATTCGGCCATTCGTCGGGCATTCGCGCTCTCGGCCCGAGAGCGAATTGCCTTGTTCCAGCCATCGGCGCAGCGGGACATCCGCCGCGTGAACCGCATGCAGAGGGAATTAGCCATGACCGACTCCGGCGACCGATTGCGGCGCATAGACCGCACTCCCGGCGGCCCGCGAGGACCTGTCGCGCTGCTCGCTCAGCGTCCTGCACCGGCCGAGCGGGTCGCTGCCGCTCGATTCCCACTGACCGATGAGGCCGTGCCGGCGGTGCGGAAGGGCACGGTCGAAACATTGACCGCATGGTCGGTCGATGCGGACGCCGTCGCGGTTGCTGAGACCGTCGCCTGCGAGCTAGTCGCGAATGGCGTCCAAGCGAGCAAGCCCGGCGACGAGTACGGGGCTGTACGGCTGACCGCGAGCAACGGCACGGTCGTCATCGAAGTCTGGAACCGCGACCACGGATCCGTACCGCGCCTGACCCCGCCCGACGTCGACAGCGAGACAGGCCGTGGCCTGCAGCTGGTCGACGCGCTGTGCAGCCAGTGGCATTCCTACCGGGCGGCGTCGGGCGGGATCGTCGTGCGCGCGGAGTTATGAGCGTTATTGCATCGGATACAACACTCGCCATTGCCCGATAATGCTGATTATGGGTCGGGTCTGCCTGGGCGCTGTGTTGCGACACGCGAGAGTTCTGGGTGGTTGAGCCGGGATTTCGTGAACGCTAGCGTCTCCGCATCAATGTTGCGTCTGATGCAACGGGAGGTTCGGGTGAGTGCGACCGGGTTGCCTGGTTCGGCTCGTTTGGAGATTGTGGAGAACGTTGTCCCTTTGGATCAGGCGGGGACGACGTTTGAGGCGATGCTGTCAGGCTGGGCACGTCAGCAGCGCGCGCGGTTCCTGCGGGAGGCGGAGACGATAGCGCCGCGGCTGGCGCTGGTGAGGCGGCTGGTGGCGTTCAGCGGGCTGTTCCCGTGGGAGTGGACGCCGGCGGAGGGCGAGGCGTTCATCAGCGATCGGCGGTCCGGTTCTCGCCCGGTATCCGTGTCGACGGCGCGCGGGTACGAAGTTGCGCTGCGGATGTTCTGCGAGTACGTCACGGACCCTCGCTACGAGTGGCCGCGGGTCTGTGAGGAGCGGTTCGGCCGGTGCCCTGCGCAGATCTTCCATGAGTGGAACAGCGTGGCGCATGTCGTCGAGTACGAGGGGTCGGCGGGCAGGCGGCCGTTGACATACGACGAGGTGCAGGCGTTGTTCGACGCCGCGGACGGGCTCGTCGAGGAGATCCGGGGCCGGGGCCGCAAGGGCGCGTTGCCGGCGATGCGTGACGCCGCCCTACTCAAGACGATCTACGCGTTCGGCCTCCGGCGCCGGGAGGCGCGTGGTCTGGATCTGACGGACCTGCGGCGGTCTCCGAAAACGGCGCAATACGGGCAGTATGGCGCGCTGTTCGTCCGATACGGGAAGGCGTCCCGTGGCAGCCCGCCGAAACGGCGAACGGTGTTGACGGTTCCCGAGATGGACTGGGTCGTCGAGGTGCTCGCGCACTGGGTCGGCGAGCTGCGGCCGTTGTTCGGGCCGGGGCCTCTGACGGCGCTGTGGGTGACCGAACGTGCGAGCAGGATCTCCACGCGAGGCGTCAACGAGGCGTTCGAGACCGCGCGGCGGGCAGCGGGGCTGCCCGCGGAGCTTGACCTGCACTGCCTGCGGCATTCCTACGTCACGCACCTTGTTGAGTTCGACTATCCCGAGCGGTTCGTCGCCGAGCAGGTCGGGCACCGGTGCACCTCGACGACCGCGATTTACACGGGTGTCTCGGACGAGTACCGCAATCGGTTGGTGCGTCGGTCGCTGGAGCGGCACGAAGAGTTGTGGGAGCGTGCCCAGTGATACGGAAGATGGGCTATCGCTGGAACCTGCGGAAAGTCATGGCCGACCGTGGCCTGTTCCAGACAAGTGACCTGGTGCCGCTGCTGGCCGAACGGGGTGTTCACCTGTCTCGGGAGCAGGTCTTCCGGCTGGTGACCCAGCCGCCGCAGCGGCTGTCGATGGATACTCTCGCCGCGTTGTGCGACATCCTCGCCGCGACTCCCAACGACCTTGTCGACATCGAGGTCGTCAACGTTCAGGTCGCCAAGGCGGCCGGGCAGGCGCGGCCGGTGCCGACCGGCCGGCGCACCGTCGTCCGCCGACCGGGCCTGCCGTGACTGGCCGACCGGGCCGACCGGCTCGGGACGAGGGCGCGGTGACCCGCGTCGCGACCGCGATCGTGGGCACGACGACCGGGCTGGGCCTGACCGCGGCCTGCGCTCTGGTGGACAGGGCGGCGCCACGGCCCGCGGCGCTGCGTGCCCTCGACGAACATCTGGCCGCTCACCCGGACGCGCTACGGTCTGGTGCCTCCGACGTCCCCAGCAGCCTGATCGCGTTGACCCGCCTGCTGGTCGAGGCCGGTCAGGGTGGCGTCCGTGCGCCGCACTGCCTGCGGTGCCTGCGGACGGCGGACCTACGTCACCGCGCTGCGGGCGGGCGGCTCTGCGACACCTGCTACCGCACGTCGACCCGCAGACCGTGCCACCGCTGCGGCCAGACCCGCAGGGTGGACACCGCGTCG contains the following coding sequences:
- a CDS encoding helix-turn-helix transcriptional regulator; its protein translation is MIRKMGYRWNLRKVMADRGLFQTSDLVPLLAERGVHLSREQVFRLVTQPPQRLSMDTLAALCDILAATPNDLVDIEVVNVQVAKAAGQARPVPTGRRTVVRRPGLP
- a CDS encoding ATP-binding protein, whose product is MTDSGDRLRRIDRTPGGPRGPVALLAQRPAPAERVAAARFPLTDEAVPAVRKGTVETLTAWSVDADAVAVAETVACELVANGVQASKPGDEYGAVRLTASNGTVVIEVWNRDHGSVPRLTPPDVDSETGRGLQLVDALCSQWHSYRAASGGIVVRAEL
- a CDS encoding tyrosine-type recombinase/integrase → MQREVRVSATGLPGSARLEIVENVVPLDQAGTTFEAMLSGWARQQRARFLREAETIAPRLALVRRLVAFSGLFPWEWTPAEGEAFISDRRSGSRPVSVSTARGYEVALRMFCEYVTDPRYEWPRVCEERFGRCPAQIFHEWNSVAHVVEYEGSAGRRPLTYDEVQALFDAADGLVEEIRGRGRKGALPAMRDAALLKTIYAFGLRRREARGLDLTDLRRSPKTAQYGQYGALFVRYGKASRGSPPKRRTVLTVPEMDWVVEVLAHWVGELRPLFGPGPLTALWVTERASRISTRGVNEAFETARRAAGLPAELDLHCLRHSYVTHLVEFDYPERFVAEQVGHRCTSTTAIYTGVSDEYRNRLVRRSLERHEELWERAQ